In Blautia sp. SC05B48, a single genomic region encodes these proteins:
- a CDS encoding RNA-guided endonuclease InsQ/TnpB family protein, whose translation MLLSHRTSVKIRPEYSNIIGHMCYAASKLWNVCNYERHHYKELGLEKYPDWYYQKKAHKGDLWYRQLPSQTAQETCKQLDKAWRSFYVLKKTRGIKDPNPPRFKQDNIPVTYMQMGIRHEKGSDQLRLSLPKDLKSYMEETYGIHEKFLYLENKIFRDMDHIKQLQIYPPENGKCDLIVTYEIEGPEQLSQNGHYLSIDPGLHNLMTCYDSGNGRTFILGRRYLSLERYFHKGIARVQSVWYAQQSERGIKYPRSSKHIQRLYRKKQNAVKDYLHKVTRWIAEYCRKEDIRCVVVGDVRNIRKEKDMGHKTNQKFHGLPYNRLYIMLGYKLKLYGIQLIKQEESYTSQCSPLSPEVSKRYAEALNRKERGMYITDGVSYNADAVGAFNILRKYLSVSGKEKTLSVTGLKNPEIIKVAV comes from the coding sequence ATGCTGCTGTCACACAGAACATCTGTAAAGATCCGGCCGGAATATTCCAATATCATAGGGCATATGTGTTATGCAGCTTCCAAACTCTGGAATGTCTGCAACTACGAACGTCATCATTATAAAGAGCTGGGACTGGAAAAGTATCCTGATTGGTATTATCAGAAAAAAGCGCATAAAGGAGATCTGTGGTACAGACAGCTTCCATCACAGACAGCACAGGAGACCTGCAAGCAGCTGGACAAAGCATGGAGATCTTTCTATGTCCTGAAAAAGACTAGAGGGATCAAAGATCCAAATCCGCCCCGTTTTAAGCAGGACAATATCCCGGTCACATACATGCAGATGGGAATCCGGCATGAGAAAGGTTCAGACCAGCTACGCCTGTCTCTGCCAAAGGATCTGAAAAGCTATATGGAAGAAACCTACGGGATCCATGAAAAATTTCTATATCTTGAAAATAAGATTTTCAGGGACATGGATCATATAAAACAATTGCAGATCTATCCGCCGGAAAACGGAAAATGTGACCTTATCGTTACCTATGAGATTGAAGGACCAGAGCAGCTTTCCCAGAATGGACATTATTTATCTATTGATCCTGGACTTCATAATCTTATGACCTGTTATGATTCCGGAAACGGCCGGACTTTTATCCTTGGAAGGAGATATCTTTCATTGGAAAGATATTTTCATAAAGGGATCGCCAGAGTGCAGTCTGTCTGGTATGCGCAGCAATCGGAAAGAGGGATAAAATATCCAAGATCATCGAAACATATCCAGAGACTTTACAGAAAAAAGCAGAATGCAGTGAAGGATTATCTTCACAAAGTAACCAGATGGATTGCAGAATACTGCAGAAAAGAAGATATCCGTTGTGTGGTTGTGGGAGATGTCCGAAATATCCGTAAAGAGAAAGATATGGGGCATAAGACCAACCAGAAGTTTCACGGACTGCCATATAACAGGCTGTATATCATGCTGGGATATAAGCTGAAACTGTATGGGATCCAATTGATAAAACAGGAGGAAAGCTATACCAGCCAGTGCAGTCCATTATCACCGGAAGTATCAAAAAGATATGCAGAAGCATTAAACCGAAAAGAACGGGGTATGTATATAACTGACGGAGTAAGCTACAATGCAGATGCAGTAGGCGCATTTAATATCCTGCGGAAATATCTTTCCGTATCCGGAAAAGAGAAGACACTGTCCGTAACCGGACTAAAAAATCCAGAAATAATAAAAGTAGCTGTATAG
- a CDS encoding BMC domain-containing protein — protein sequence MDNNYKGMAVGVFELDNLVACFVALDAASKAANVKIQSVERNRLKSGACVKMRGSVSDVNAAMEVALEAAKPLGKVVSHTVIASPSEDTEIALKMTINK from the coding sequence ATGGATAATAATTATAAGGGCATGGCTGTAGGTGTTTTTGAGCTGGATAACCTGGTTGCCTGTTTTGTTGCTCTTGATGCTGCTTCCAAGGCAGCCAATGTCAAGATCCAGAGTGTTGAACGTAACCGTCTGAAGAGTGGCGCCTGTGTCAAGATGCGTGGTTCTGTTTCTGACGTTAATGCAGCTATGGAGGTTGCGCTGGAGGCAGCCAAACCTCTTGGTAAGGTTGTTTCTCATACTGTGATCGCTTCTCCTTCTGAGGATACTGAGATCGCACTGAAGATGACGATCAATAAATAA
- a CDS encoding BMC domain-containing protein: MNYGAFGLVEVVGSSNAILVIDQMLKTSDVSFLTWQTKCGGHATVFLTGDVSAVTAAVDSVKGNPPCEIVASAVISNPSGETVRLAEEEAAKNHFI, encoded by the coding sequence ATGAATTATGGTGCTTTTGGTTTAGTTGAGGTTGTTGGCAGCAGTAATGCGATCCTGGTGATCGACCAGATGCTGAAGACTTCTGATGTTTCTTTTCTTACCTGGCAGACGAAGTGTGGTGGTCATGCCACTGTTTTTCTGACTGGTGATGTTTCTGCTGTTACGGCTGCCGTTGACAGTGTAAAGGGGAACCCGCCTTGTGAGATCGTAGCTTCAGCAGTGATCTCCAATCCTTCCGGTGAGACGGTTCGTCTGGCTGAGGAAGAAGCGGCTAAGAATCATTTTATTTGA